The stretch of DNA CCGCTCCAGATAAGCCAGGTTATCCTCCAGCCGGGCCTGGCTTGGATAAACAGATACTCCTAATTTTCTCATACGTTTCCTCCTTTTTGTAATCGTCCTTCACGACTGGCGCGGAAAAATGAATGCTTCGGCGGAAAGACTGTGTCTCCCGCCAAAGCATTCACCGTAACTTTACAGTCTGGCATACAAGTCGACAAACTCAGCGGCAAGATCCCGTACTGTCATAGCCGTCATCAAATGATCCTGGGCATGTACCATCAGCAATGACACCTCGGTTTTTTTACCTCCCGCCTCGGCCTGAATCATACCGGTTTGCACGCGATGCGCCTCACCTAAGCTTTCGTTGGCCGCCGTAAGCAGTTCCTTCGCCTGGGCAATCTCCCCCCTTTTTGCATTGTGTATCGCCTCCAGGGCCGACGACTTGGCTTCACCGCTCTTAACGATGATTGTCATGATAAGGTGTTCCATATTTTCTGTTTCTTTCATGGTTAACTTCCTTCCCGGCGCATCACTTAGATCACCTGTGATTCTAGTCGTCCGTAAGCCCTAATTCTATAGCTTTAGAGGTTACAGACCACTGTACCTTATTAGTCTTATCCTCTTATATTTGCTCCCACGGACTGGACGGTTTGCTGTTCGGCTTTCGCCTCATGGCGCTCTCCTAAGATGACAAAGGGGATGTAAAGGACTACGGCAATTGCCAGATTGATAAGCGACAACAGCGCGCCCATAATCGAACCGGTTACCAGGAAACCGCCAATCACCGGCGGAGTCGTCCAGGGAACCATCGCAACGGTTCTGGGAACGATGCCGCTTGAAATAGCCACATAGGTGGTAATGGTCAAGATAATCGGCGTCAGCACAAAAGGAATTAAGTAAATCGGATTTAACACAATCGGCATGCCAAACATCATCGGTTCGTTAATATTAAAGGCCACCGGACCGGCCGATAATTGGGCGATATTGCGATTGCTCTTGCGTTTGCCGGCAATGAACACGGCAGCAACCAGGCCGATGGTGCAGCCGGCGCCACCCATCCAGACAAAGGCATCAAAGAACGGCATGGTCACGATATGCGGTATAGGCAGTCCGGCCTGGAACGCCGCCACATTGTCATTGATCGCCGGCAGATAGACGGCATTCAATAGCGGACCGAGGATATTCGTGCCATGGAGGCCGAAAAACCAGAGAATATGCACCAGGAAAGCGACCAGCATAGCCGAGCCTATATGATCGGCCAGACCGGCAATCGGTGCCTGAATGGCTTTAAAGATGGCATCATGGATATTGGGTATGCCCACAGCGACCGTCAGTACTTTAAACAGGCAGAAGAGCGTCAGTACGATGACCGCAGGAATCAGCGAAGCAAAAGATTTAGCCACCGCCGGCGGCACACCCTCGGGCATTTTGATAATCAGTTTGGAATTACCGGCCAGCCGGACAAAGACTTCCGTAGCAACCAGAGCAACAAACAGGGCGACAAACAGTCCCTGCGCTCCCAGAAAACCAAACGGCAGCGCCCAGTCCTTTTCCGATGCGGTGTACAGCATCAGCAGCGAGCCGAACGAAACCAGCCCGGCCGCCAGACCATCGGCCTGATATGATTTAGCCAGATTGTAGCTGGTGCTGAAGGTGACCAACAGAGACATAATGGCAAACGTTCCGTTCCATAAGTTTACGCCGAAACTTTTCCATCCTTCACCGAAAATACTGACCATTGCTTTTTGATAAAACTCTATGGGAAAACTATTCAGTAATACCGCCATGGCACCGACCATGATTAAAGGCATAATGGCCACAAAGCCGTCTCTGATTGCTACCAAATGCCGCTGCGAGCCGATACGCCCGGCCACCGGCACAAAATATTTTTCTAAAAATGCAATAATCGGACCCATCTTTTTATTTTCCACCTTTCCTTCTGCTATTTACCGATCAGTTCCAGGGCGCGCTGTAACACTTTGTCCCCGTTCATGGTGCCGTAATCAATGCTGTTGATTACTTCCACCGGAGTGCCCTTAGCCGCCAGCAAGTCCTTGATTTTCCCCAGCAAATATCTTACCTGCGGCCCTAACAAAACGATGTCGGCACTGTCAATCACCTTGGCCAGTTCAGCCTCGGCTACCGCGGCGATTTTAGCCTCAACGCCCCGCTCTTTGGCTGCCGCGGTCATCTTCATCACGAGCAGGCTTGTGGACATGCCCGCGGAACAAACCAGAAATATGTTATACATCCATGCCTCTCCTTTCTTTCGTTTGCTTACAGCCAGGCGACGTCTACAAAAAAGATTATTGCCAGTTATGCTTTCGCCGGCTATAGCCTGCTTGCTTACACCATTTATGTATTGCAAGCAACATGCCAAGTTTTCCGGTGGTAAAAATAAAAGAAAGGGTCCTTAAAAGCCAGTCATATCAAGCCTTCTCCTCATAACGGCAAAGCGAAATAGTGTGCAAGTTATCTGCACACTATTTAAAAACCTACACAGTATGGCCCATTTCCAGTATACCATTCTGTTTATCGCTGCCTAAATCATTTTCCAGGCACATCTTTACAATATAAGCAATTTCATCCTCGGTCATTTTTATCTGATACCGTTCTTCCAGTTCTTTAAAGCTTTGCTGCGCTATCTTAAACTCCTGCGTGTGCTGTCGCTTGTACTCGGCAACATTGGCAAACACTGTGGCTTTGCCCTGGTGGACCAGCTTATCCACCAGGAATCCAATATGCAACAGCATACCGATCTTCACATCCCCTGGCAGGGAAAGATTCAGACGCTTTTCCAGTTCGTCAATAATTTCCCGCACCTCATCGAACAGCTCTTCTACATCCATGCCTCGAACATATTTTTTAAGCGACATTTTTTTCAGGGAACGCTTGATTTTGACATATTCCTGTTCCTTTTGCACCAACTGGGCAATCTGGTCCAGCCCGTCACCGGCCAGCACATCGGATGCCGAAAAGGAAGGTATCTTTTCCAGCGGCACATTCACCGTACCGACAATGGCAATAATACGATGGTGTTTGCTCAACTCCTGAATCCGGCACAGGAAGTCATTATGGTCAAGAATATCCATGGCTTTAATCTGAATTTGCTCCTGCGACTTAAGCGACTGGCCGATCAGTTCCTTCAAGTGCAAGGCGGCACCTTCCCCGGTAAAGCAGGCAGTAATAATCAGCAGCTCCTGCTCGGTTTTCTTGTCGGTATGCCGCTGTATCCGGTATAGGCCGAGCTCCTGGCAGGAACGGTACACCTCGGACAGCTCGCAGCCGGCCAGTGCCTTGCGACAGGCTTCAATGACAACTGGCGTGCTGGCCATATCGATGCATTTGACCGGAATACCCGTATCCTCTGTCAGCATATCGGCAAAATTACTGAGCGAACCCATATCGACCAGCAGCAATATGCCTTTGCCATTATGAATCTCCAGAATTTTTTCCTTGGCTTGCTCGTACATTTTTTCCACTTTCATGTTCAATACCATATCAAGACTATGAGCATGTTTTTCGCCCAACAGATGGTTGGCTACCTGGGCCATACTGCTGGCCGTGGCATGGCCATGCATAATGACCAGCACCTGTACCCGCTGGATATGCTTGTTTTCCCGTTGATACACGCTGGAGGCCAGGAACATGGTAAGATAACCGATTTCGTCCAGCGGGATTTCCACATCCAGCTTCATATCGATCATTTTGGCAATTTTTATGGCCACCAGAAATTCATCGGCCGACTGTTTGCGGATCTTATCCAGTTGAGGATGGTAAATGTAGGTTCCGGCCCGGATTCGTTCAATACTTTTATTCAAATGCAGCGCCAGTCCGTAATACACCTTCTCGTCATACTCCCGGTTCAGTTGCTCCTCGGCATAGGCCAAAACCTCTTCCACCGCATTGACAATCTTCATATCCACAACCTTGGCAATTTCCTCTTTACGGAATTTCTCCGGCAGATCGCTGATATATTTTCTAAAGTAACTTTCAATATCCACATTTAAAAGCTCATGAATTTCCGGTTCGGTAAAGCCCCGCTTTTTCAGGTATTCCAGTTTGCTCTCAATAATGTCGTAAAAATAGGCGCCTTTTTCCGCCGCCTCTGCCTCCGTACACAGCTTCCGTTCCACCGGCTTGTCCTGATAAGAGAATACCAGAATATCCTCAGTCTGGGTGAGCAAAGCATTAATTTCGGCTCGGTGTTCCTGTAGATTCAAAATGCCCCTTTTGACCCTGGCATGCAGTTCCGCTTGGTCAATCAGAATGTAGCTGCGGTTTTCCGACTTATAGCGCAGAAAAGCCTTGGCACAGGCAAGCTGAATATCGCTTTTTAATTGGCCGATATTATTGGGACAGTCATAAAGCAACAGGGAAATCAGCGCATTATATTGGACGTAAATATCCTTTTCCAGGCGCTTAGCCTCGCTGCGAATAAACTTACCAATCAAAAAGTACCGTTCTTCCAAGCTGCGTTCATTCAGGGACGGCAGGGTTATGGTCATCGGAATACGCCGGGTAAAGGTTTTTAGCAAATGAGACTGAGGGTCTTCGGTCGTAGCGGCAATAAGCTGCACCTCGGAATACACCAGTTGTCCCGTTTCCCCCAAAGGGCGGAAATACCCCTTGTCGATAAAGGTAAACAACATCTCC from Propionispora hippei DSM 15287 encodes:
- a CDS encoding PTS sugar transporter subunit IIB, whose translation is MYNIFLVCSAGMSTSLLVMKMTAAAKERGVEAKIAAVAEAELAKVIDSADIVLLGPQVRYLLGKIKDLLAAKGTPVEVINSIDYGTMNGDKVLQRALELIGK
- a CDS encoding sigma 54-interacting transcriptional regulator — encoded protein: MGKVDDIYNVLLEWKASGNGISASELSERVGLDRTNVSRYLNQLCNDKLVEKINGRPVLYRPAKKEMLKDKASSLDMIVGADRSLQVPIQQAKAAVLYPPRGLHTLILGETGVGKSMFAEVMYQFARETKMIAEDAPFIRFNCADYADNPQLVMAQIFGVKKGAYSGAESDRDGLLKKADQGVFFLDEVHRLSPQGQEMLFTFIDKGYFRPLGETGQLVYSEVQLIAATTEDPQSHLLKTFTRRIPMTITLPSLNERSLEERYFLIGKFIRSEAKRLEKDIYVQYNALISLLLYDCPNNIGQLKSDIQLACAKAFLRYKSENRSYILIDQAELHARVKRGILNLQEHRAEINALLTQTEDILVFSYQDKPVERKLCTEAEAAEKGAYFYDIIESKLEYLKKRGFTEPEIHELLNVDIESYFRKYISDLPEKFRKEEIAKVVDMKIVNAVEEVLAYAEEQLNREYDEKVYYGLALHLNKSIERIRAGTYIYHPQLDKIRKQSADEFLVAIKIAKMIDMKLDVEIPLDEIGYLTMFLASSVYQRENKHIQRVQVLVIMHGHATASSMAQVANHLLGEKHAHSLDMVLNMKVEKMYEQAKEKILEIHNGKGILLLVDMGSLSNFADMLTEDTGIPVKCIDMASTPVVIEACRKALAGCELSEVYRSCQELGLYRIQRHTDKKTEQELLIITACFTGEGAALHLKELIGQSLKSQEQIQIKAMDILDHNDFLCRIQELSKHHRIIAIVGTVNVPLEKIPSFSASDVLAGDGLDQIAQLVQKEQEYVKIKRSLKKMSLKKYVRGMDVEELFDEVREIIDELEKRLNLSLPGDVKIGMLLHIGFLVDKLVHQGKATVFANVAEYKRQHTQEFKIAQQSFKELEERYQIKMTEDEIAYIVKMCLENDLGSDKQNGILEMGHTV
- a CDS encoding PTS lactose/cellobiose transporter subunit IIA, with the protein product MKETENMEHLIMTIIVKSGEAKSSALEAIHNAKRGEIAQAKELLTAANESLGEAHRVQTGMIQAEAGGKKTEVSLLMVHAQDHLMTAMTVRDLAAEFVDLYARL
- a CDS encoding PTS sugar transporter subunit IIC, with protein sequence MENKKMGPIIAFLEKYFVPVAGRIGSQRHLVAIRDGFVAIMPLIMVGAMAVLLNSFPIEFYQKAMVSIFGEGWKSFGVNLWNGTFAIMSLLVTFSTSYNLAKSYQADGLAAGLVSFGSLLMLYTASEKDWALPFGFLGAQGLFVALFVALVATEVFVRLAGNSKLIIKMPEGVPPAVAKSFASLIPAVIVLTLFCLFKVLTVAVGIPNIHDAIFKAIQAPIAGLADHIGSAMLVAFLVHILWFFGLHGTNILGPLLNAVYLPAINDNVAAFQAGLPIPHIVTMPFFDAFVWMGGAGCTIGLVAAVFIAGKRKSNRNIAQLSAGPVAFNINEPMMFGMPIVLNPIYLIPFVLTPIILTITTYVAISSGIVPRTVAMVPWTTPPVIGGFLVTGSIMGALLSLINLAIAVVLYIPFVILGERHEAKAEQQTVQSVGANIRG